Proteins from a single region of Stigmatella erecta:
- a CDS encoding nitrilase-related carbon-nitrogen hydrolase: MSGEEGARRVPVFWPWLALVGGAGLSMLLNSRGSLLPGWGMGALLLFFVRQQRPGVGFAGILCVNTLATGLVNREVFPGSVADHAGMALGGAFLLALVFLADRLIVGPRASFAGTLFLPAAMTGVEFFSSLGNPFGTWGSLAYTQAGAPVLVQLVSVTGLWGLTFVLVWFASVANWAFEHRDAGRRVLPGVAVFVAVLGGILAFGALRLAGAGSVGERVRVAGITVAGEVAAGREVGLSRLIQEGAWGDEDWRAFAEASGAVNEELLRLSAREAERGAKLILWSEGNAVVLAGQLPALISRGSALARERSVWLGMAVASFEPSAERMLRNELILVGPEGNVAWRYVKARPVPGWEAEHSIPGSPEVPVLRGSGVGNVGGAICFDGDFPADFAAPTARGLELLLLPASDWRAIGWLHQRQAVFRAVEHGFSLLRQANQGQSVAVDGYGRVYGELDHFTAEERVLRAELPVGQVRTLYARIGDSVGTLSGLAALGWVGWAVVRGLARRWRAAQRAAGKPVESEG, from the coding sequence ATGAGCGGTGAAGAAGGCGCGCGGCGCGTGCCGGTGTTCTGGCCCTGGCTCGCCCTGGTGGGGGGAGCCGGCCTGTCGATGCTCTTGAACTCGCGAGGGTCGCTGCTCCCCGGCTGGGGAATGGGGGCCTTGCTGCTCTTCTTCGTCCGCCAGCAGCGGCCGGGGGTGGGCTTCGCCGGCATCCTCTGCGTGAACACCCTCGCCACGGGCCTGGTGAACCGGGAGGTGTTCCCGGGGTCCGTCGCGGACCATGCCGGGATGGCCTTGGGCGGCGCGTTCCTCCTGGCGCTGGTGTTCCTGGCGGACCGGCTCATCGTGGGGCCACGCGCGTCCTTCGCGGGGACGCTCTTCCTGCCGGCGGCGATGACGGGGGTGGAGTTCTTCAGCAGCCTGGGCAACCCGTTCGGCACCTGGGGCTCGCTGGCCTACACCCAGGCGGGCGCGCCCGTGCTCGTGCAGCTCGTGTCGGTGACGGGCCTGTGGGGCCTGACGTTCGTCCTGGTGTGGTTCGCCTCCGTGGCCAACTGGGCCTTCGAGCACCGGGACGCGGGGCGCCGCGTGCTGCCCGGAGTCGCGGTGTTCGTGGCCGTGCTCGGGGGCATCCTCGCATTCGGTGCGCTGCGGCTCGCGGGGGCCGGGAGCGTGGGCGAGCGCGTGCGGGTCGCGGGCATCACGGTGGCGGGAGAGGTGGCCGCGGGACGTGAGGTGGGGCTGTCCCGGCTCATCCAGGAAGGAGCCTGGGGGGACGAGGACTGGCGAGCCTTCGCCGAGGCCTCGGGTGCGGTGAACGAGGAGTTGTTGCGCCTGTCCGCGCGCGAGGCCGAGCGGGGGGCGAAGCTCATCCTCTGGTCCGAGGGCAACGCGGTGGTGCTGGCCGGGCAGCTGCCGGCCCTGATCTCCCGGGGGAGCGCCCTGGCGCGCGAGCGAAGCGTGTGGCTCGGCATGGCGGTGGCGAGCTTCGAGCCCTCGGCGGAGCGCATGTTGCGCAACGAGCTCATCCTGGTAGGGCCGGAGGGGAACGTGGCCTGGCGCTACGTGAAGGCCCGGCCGGTACCGGGTTGGGAAGCGGAGCACTCCATTCCCGGGAGCCCGGAGGTGCCGGTGCTGCGCGGCTCGGGCGTGGGGAACGTGGGCGGGGCCATCTGCTTCGATGGGGACTTCCCGGCGGACTTCGCCGCCCCTACGGCCCGGGGCCTTGAGCTCCTCCTGCTGCCAGCGAGCGACTGGCGAGCCATCGGCTGGCTGCACCAGCGGCAGGCGGTGTTCCGTGCCGTGGAGCACGGGTTCAGCCTGCTGCGGCAGGCCAACCAGGGACAGTCGGTGGCGGTGGATGGCTACGGACGTGTGTATGGCGAACTGGACCACTTCACGGCGGAGGAGCGGGTGCTGCGCGCGGAGCTGCCGGTGGGCCAGGTCCGCACGCTCTACGCGCGCATCGGTGACTCCGTGGGCACGCTCTCCGGCTTGGCCGCGCTGGGGTGGGTGGGCTGGGCCGTTGTGAGGGGACTTGCCCGGCGGTGGCGCGCGGCGCAGAGGGCGGCTGGGAAGCCGGTGGAGAGCGAGGGCTGA
- the trmD gene encoding tRNA (guanosine(37)-N1)-methyltransferase TrmD, translating into MYPVEILTLFPEMVSGYVGQSILGKAQERGKLSVTATDIREYAEGKHRVTDDTPYGGGAGMVMKVEPLVAAIEAARARHPGAKVLLMSPRGPTFTQARAQELVAHPPGLILVCGRYEGVDERVMPFLDGELSLGDFILTGGEVAALAVVDAVARLLPGVLGNQASHVSESFEEGLLEHPQYTRPPVFRGVEVPAVLQSGDHARIARWRRWKALHLTQERRADLFSHVELGPADRKLLGLREEDL; encoded by the coding sequence ATGTACCCGGTGGAGATCCTCACGCTCTTTCCGGAGATGGTGTCCGGCTACGTGGGGCAGAGCATCCTGGGCAAGGCCCAGGAGCGGGGAAAGCTGTCCGTCACCGCCACGGACATCCGCGAGTACGCCGAGGGCAAGCACCGCGTGACGGACGACACCCCGTACGGGGGCGGCGCCGGCATGGTGATGAAGGTGGAGCCGCTGGTGGCGGCCATCGAGGCGGCGCGGGCCCGGCACCCCGGGGCGAAGGTGCTGCTCATGAGCCCCCGGGGGCCCACGTTCACCCAGGCCCGGGCCCAGGAGCTGGTGGCCCACCCGCCGGGGCTCATCCTCGTCTGTGGCCGCTACGAGGGCGTGGATGAGCGCGTGATGCCCTTCCTCGACGGGGAGCTGTCCCTGGGGGACTTCATCCTCACGGGCGGGGAGGTGGCGGCCCTGGCGGTGGTGGATGCCGTGGCCCGGCTGCTCCCTGGGGTGCTGGGCAACCAGGCCTCTCACGTGAGCGAGAGCTTCGAGGAGGGGCTGCTGGAGCACCCCCAGTACACCCGGCCGCCCGTGTTCCGGGGGGTGGAGGTGCCCGCGGTGCTCCAGTCGGGGGACCATGCCCGGATTGCCCGCTGGCGGCGCTGGAAGGCGCTGCACCTGACCCAGGAGCGCCGGGCGGACCTCTTTTCCCACGTGGAACTGGGGCCGGCCGACCGCAAGCTGCTCGGCCTGCGGGAGGAAGACCTGTAG
- the rimM gene encoding ribosome maturation factor RimM (Essential for efficient processing of 16S rRNA) codes for MTPRPLLELGYVARAHGIQGEIAIRTFDAASEALDVVERLSVRTRAGEERVLRIEDVRPTPKENIVALEGVDSREAAEALVGAAVFVYREDLEPPEEGQFFQGDLVGLTAVDESGQALGQVAEIWNTGEVPNLVIRGEGKPEIIVPFADEFVPTVDVAGGKIVVRPLEYEDDR; via the coding sequence GTGACGCCCCGGCCCTTGTTGGAGCTCGGCTATGTGGCCCGGGCCCACGGCATCCAGGGGGAGATCGCCATCCGCACGTTCGATGCGGCTTCGGAGGCGCTCGATGTAGTCGAGCGGCTCTCGGTCCGCACCCGGGCGGGCGAGGAGCGGGTGCTGCGCATCGAGGATGTGCGGCCCACCCCCAAGGAGAACATCGTCGCCTTGGAGGGGGTGGACTCGCGCGAGGCGGCCGAGGCGCTCGTGGGCGCCGCGGTCTTCGTCTACCGCGAGGACCTGGAGCCCCCGGAGGAAGGGCAGTTCTTCCAGGGGGACCTCGTGGGGCTCACCGCCGTGGACGAGTCCGGCCAGGCGCTGGGCCAGGTGGCGGAGATCTGGAACACGGGCGAGGTGCCCAACCTCGTCATCCGGGGCGAGGGGAAGCCAGAGATCATCGTCCCGTTCGCCGACGAGTTCGTTCCCACGGTGGATGTGGCTGGCGGGAAGATCGTCGTCCGGCCCCTGGAGTACGAGGACGACCGCTGA
- the rpsP gene encoding 30S ribosomal protein S16 has product MAVVLRLARAGAKKKPYYHVVATDSRNPRDGKFIEAVGAYDPNESPPKVLFDQERLQYWLKTGALPSETVADLIKVAAKNAPPAA; this is encoded by the coding sequence ATGGCCGTCGTCCTCCGTCTCGCCCGCGCGGGCGCCAAGAAGAAGCCGTACTACCACGTGGTCGCCACCGATTCCCGCAATCCCCGGGACGGTAAGTTCATCGAGGCCGTGGGTGCCTACGATCCGAACGAGAGCCCCCCGAAGGTGCTCTTCGACCAGGAGCGGCTCCAGTACTGGCTGAAGACGGGCGCGCTGCCCTCCGAGACCGTGGCCGACCTCATCAAGGTCGCCGCCAAGAACGCTCCTCCGGCGGCCTAA
- a CDS encoding PadR family transcriptional regulator, whose protein sequence is MARENTCQFAILGMLCREPMSGYGLRQAIARTVGHFWQESYGNLYPALERMEAEGLAALDREERSPGGRVRKVYRVTAKGRRVLAEWLRRPVVPHVERNELLLKLFFGAQVGPKSSLAHVERSRAEAVGLLAALRLIDEDVRGARKGHPELPYWHLSVRAGLLGLEAHLRWCDEAREALQRLAHTARPTTKEKRDER, encoded by the coding sequence GTGGCCAGAGAGAACACCTGCCAGTTCGCCATCCTGGGGATGCTGTGCCGGGAGCCCATGAGCGGATACGGCCTGCGCCAGGCCATCGCGCGGACCGTGGGGCACTTCTGGCAGGAGAGCTACGGCAACCTGTACCCGGCGCTGGAGCGGATGGAGGCCGAGGGGCTGGCCGCGCTCGACCGGGAGGAGCGTTCGCCAGGCGGGCGGGTGCGCAAGGTGTACCGGGTGACGGCGAAAGGGCGGCGGGTGCTCGCGGAGTGGTTGCGCCGGCCGGTGGTGCCCCACGTGGAGCGCAACGAGCTGCTGCTCAAGCTCTTTTTCGGCGCCCAAGTAGGGCCGAAGTCCTCGCTGGCGCACGTGGAGCGCAGCCGGGCCGAGGCCGTGGGGCTGCTGGCCGCGCTGCGGCTCATCGACGAGGACGTCCGCGGCGCGCGCAAGGGCCACCCGGAGCTGCCCTATTGGCACCTGTCCGTGCGCGCGGGATTGCTGGGCCTGGAGGCGCACCTGCGCTGGTGTGACGAGGCCCGGGAGGCGCTCCAGCGTCTCGCGCACACAGCGCGTCCGACAACGAAGGAGAAGCGGGATGAGCGGTGA
- a CDS encoding chromosome segregation protein SMC, with translation MHFVEVAVQNVRGFSAQGRFALKAGYLVLKPPTVDVSPLAGLALALFYADGRGGDANFAASSEKPGKAAFTFVGQDAQTYRLLRELGGSGTLHRQTAPGQPPELVSQDSAEIGQFLRAQAGMPSRTTLEQVYCLLPGHLPSRRPRLRISRPDLKRPSVTSGSALASNQAVTPAEDIPAAEARVRELEKEMVRSREVDELQFKLDGLNSQLFETERRLNSTEGLKVAVRDAEAAWNAAPTPEALGLPTDIATRVERYPKALSRRDDALNRLAAEREQEAQSIPVAVEPLTANRQFWAGLGGGTLLLVLGIVLGSALDSAWRYLVLLDIPAFGWAAMLALRYVDDLSRTTDVGRKEGMFAAREKKILDDFEAESAHVRKALKVLELEEPADIPAVFERKGLLEQRLLELRDQLAAMEASPEFVAAGEQRDDIKRQIEELSAQIAKIGTYVRDVRDVEREISRTKESIALAKAPPPAAFGGGPAEPLEDPSPVLLAQAADLLASDISSVQGQLKDRCLQYFTALTDRRYQSIDWDHEGRGYVFSQGRHVPVGELLPKDLDLYYLALRLTVVEKASARVKYPFLLEHPFQGVEEMKLQLLGRMLKHLGTLTQVLHVTAHPGFAQLSDSTVNL, from the coding sequence ATGCATTTTGTCGAGGTCGCCGTCCAGAACGTGCGGGGTTTTTCGGCCCAGGGGCGCTTCGCGCTCAAAGCGGGCTACCTCGTCCTGAAGCCGCCCACCGTCGATGTGAGCCCGCTGGCGGGGCTCGCCCTGGCGCTCTTCTATGCCGACGGGCGGGGCGGGGATGCGAACTTCGCGGCTTCGAGCGAGAAGCCGGGCAAGGCGGCCTTCACCTTCGTGGGGCAGGATGCCCAGACGTACCGGCTCCTGCGGGAGCTGGGCGGCTCCGGCACGCTGCACCGGCAGACCGCCCCGGGGCAGCCGCCGGAGCTGGTGAGCCAGGACTCGGCGGAGATCGGCCAGTTCCTCCGGGCGCAGGCGGGGATGCCGTCGCGCACCACCCTGGAGCAGGTGTACTGCCTGTTGCCGGGGCATCTGCCCTCGCGCAGGCCGCGGCTGAGGATCTCGCGGCCTGATCTGAAGCGGCCCTCGGTGACGTCGGGCTCCGCGCTGGCGAGCAACCAGGCCGTGACGCCCGCGGAGGACATCCCCGCGGCCGAGGCGCGGGTGCGCGAGCTGGAGAAGGAGATGGTGCGCTCGCGCGAGGTCGACGAGCTGCAGTTCAAGCTCGACGGGCTGAACTCGCAGCTCTTCGAGACGGAGCGGAGGCTCAACAGCACCGAGGGGCTCAAGGTGGCCGTGCGGGACGCGGAGGCCGCCTGGAACGCCGCCCCCACGCCCGAGGCCCTGGGGCTGCCCACGGACATCGCCACGCGTGTGGAGCGCTACCCCAAGGCGCTGTCCCGGCGGGACGATGCGCTGAACCGGCTGGCGGCCGAGCGGGAGCAGGAGGCGCAGTCCATTCCCGTGGCGGTGGAGCCCCTGACGGCCAACCGGCAATTCTGGGCGGGCCTGGGCGGGGGCACGCTGCTCCTGGTGCTGGGCATTGTGCTGGGCTCGGCGCTGGACAGCGCCTGGCGGTACCTGGTGCTGCTGGACATCCCGGCGTTTGGCTGGGCGGCCATGCTGGCCCTGCGCTACGTGGACGACCTGTCGAGGACCACGGACGTGGGCCGCAAGGAGGGCATGTTCGCCGCGCGGGAGAAGAAGATCCTCGATGATTTCGAGGCGGAGTCCGCGCACGTGCGCAAGGCGCTCAAGGTGCTCGAGCTGGAGGAGCCCGCGGACATCCCCGCCGTGTTCGAGCGCAAGGGGCTGCTGGAGCAAAGGCTGCTGGAGCTGCGCGATCAGCTCGCCGCCATGGAGGCCTCGCCGGAGTTCGTCGCGGCGGGCGAGCAGCGCGACGACATCAAGCGCCAGATCGAAGAACTCAGCGCGCAGATCGCCAAGATTGGCACCTACGTGCGCGACGTGCGCGACGTGGAGCGGGAGATCTCCCGGACGAAGGAGTCCATCGCGCTCGCGAAGGCGCCGCCCCCCGCGGCCTTCGGCGGCGGGCCCGCGGAGCCCCTGGAGGATCCCTCGCCGGTGTTGCTGGCGCAGGCGGCGGACCTCCTGGCCTCGGACATCTCCTCGGTGCAGGGCCAGCTCAAGGACCGCTGCCTCCAGTACTTCACGGCGCTCACGGACCGGCGCTACCAGAGCATCGATTGGGACCACGAGGGCCGGGGGTACGTGTTCTCCCAGGGCCGGCACGTGCCCGTCGGGGAGCTGCTGCCCAAGGACCTGGACCTGTACTACCTGGCCCTGCGCCTCACGGTGGTGGAAAAGGCGAGCGCCCGGGTGAAGTACCCGTTTCTCCTGGAGCACCCGTTCCAGGGCGTGGAGGAGATGAAGCTGCAGCTGCTGGGGCGGATGCTCAAGCACCTGGGCACGCTGACGCAGGTGCTGCACGTGACGGCGCACCCGGGCTTCGCCCAGTTGTCAGACTCGACGGTCAATCTCTGA
- a CDS encoding VOC family protein produces the protein MPSVRTIAPCLWFDTQAEEAASFYTSVFKDSKIEKVHRYSQEGQEVHGRPPGSVMTVAFELNGQKFTALNGGPAFKFNEAISFEVRCETQEEVDFYWEKLGAGGDPAAQQCGWLKDKYGVSWQIIPAGMDELFDDHTSPQAQRAMRAMLQMKKLDLAALKRAYAG, from the coding sequence ATGCCCAGCGTTCGCACCATCGCCCCCTGCCTCTGGTTCGACACCCAAGCCGAGGAAGCAGCGAGTTTCTACACGTCTGTCTTCAAAGACTCAAAGATCGAAAAGGTCCACCGCTACAGCCAGGAAGGGCAGGAGGTTCACGGCCGCCCGCCGGGCAGCGTGATGACCGTTGCGTTCGAACTGAATGGCCAGAAGTTCACCGCCCTCAACGGCGGTCCGGCGTTCAAGTTCAACGAGGCCATCTCGTTCGAGGTGCGCTGCGAGACGCAGGAAGAGGTCGACTTCTACTGGGAGAAGCTCGGCGCAGGCGGCGATCCAGCGGCGCAGCAGTGCGGGTGGCTGAAGGACAAGTACGGCGTCTCCTGGCAGATCATCCCCGCTGGGATGGACGAACTGTTCGACGATCACACCTCGCCTCAGGCACAGCGGGCGATGCGGGCGATGCTGCAGATGAAGAAGCTGGACCTCGCTGCCTTGAAGCGCGCTTACGCGGGCTAG
- a CDS encoding GAF domain-containing protein: protein MPWGLIVEPNTVSSSKFSALFADVGLEPIVARDGAAAKALLLQRTEAPRVVLTELSLAGIDGFQLIRELRQSVPQAHILAISSFVKLRNAALDQKQQFNIEAVFAKYGPLESIRRTLYRVMGVKRPEALPALAMDAALPTLPELPLLPLLEARLLPTEPPARSPAAAPTLSQREQVRLATIAHMNLADDEAPEELLQSLVQETARTFNVPIALLSLVLKDRQWFKAHVGLSGKLLQDRGTEREAALCAHVVEADAAEPLVVPDAATHPVFSSNRLVREGVFRSYAGAPLITREGTVLGTLCILDHKPLAISAEQVAGLVALARRVAGEIDLRAQLRKSQRALSQERDAHVAVRLQTDVLAAALNGLEDGVLLFDHRRVILFANEYMALLADKSVPQLTGMHRDAFIRAFSARFKDSADFLQRVLIPADGPYVGREDFELNCFPRRIIRWTSRPVAFPDGNFGQLTVYRDVTNEIEFTPVRTFRESGVSSAE, encoded by the coding sequence ATGCCCTGGGGATTGATCGTCGAACCCAACACCGTCTCGTCCTCGAAGTTCAGTGCCCTGTTCGCGGATGTGGGCCTCGAGCCCATCGTCGCGAGGGATGGGGCAGCGGCCAAGGCCTTGCTCCTGCAACGCACCGAGGCCCCCCGCGTGGTGCTGACGGAGCTGTCCTTGGCGGGCATCGATGGCTTTCAGCTGATCCGCGAACTCCGGCAGAGCGTGCCCCAGGCGCACATCCTGGCGATCTCCTCTTTCGTGAAGCTGCGCAACGCCGCACTCGATCAAAAGCAGCAGTTCAACATCGAGGCGGTGTTCGCCAAGTACGGTCCCCTGGAGTCCATCCGCCGGACCCTCTACCGGGTGATGGGCGTCAAGCGCCCCGAGGCCCTCCCCGCGCTCGCCATGGACGCCGCGCTCCCCACGCTGCCCGAGCTGCCGCTGCTGCCTCTTCTGGAGGCGCGGCTGCTCCCCACGGAGCCCCCTGCCCGCTCACCCGCCGCGGCCCCCACGCTCTCGCAGCGAGAGCAAGTGCGCCTGGCGACGATCGCCCACATGAACCTGGCCGACGACGAGGCCCCGGAGGAGCTGCTCCAGAGCCTCGTGCAGGAGACCGCGCGCACCTTCAACGTGCCCATCGCGCTGCTGTCGCTGGTGCTGAAGGACCGGCAGTGGTTCAAGGCGCATGTGGGGCTCAGCGGCAAGCTGCTCCAGGACCGCGGCACCGAGCGCGAGGCGGCGCTCTGCGCGCATGTGGTGGAAGCGGACGCAGCCGAGCCCCTGGTCGTCCCCGACGCCGCCACTCACCCCGTGTTCAGCTCCAACCGTCTGGTGCGTGAGGGCGTGTTCCGCTCATACGCGGGCGCGCCCCTCATCACCCGGGAGGGCACGGTGCTCGGCACGCTGTGCATCCTCGACCACAAGCCTTTGGCCATCTCCGCCGAGCAGGTGGCCGGGCTGGTGGCACTGGCACGCCGGGTCGCGGGGGAGATCGATCTTCGCGCCCAGCTGCGCAAGAGCCAGCGCGCCTTGAGCCAGGAGCGCGATGCGCACGTGGCGGTGCGCCTGCAGACGGACGTGCTGGCGGCCGCGCTCAACGGCCTGGAGGACGGGGTGCTGCTCTTCGATCACCGGCGCGTGATCCTCTTCGCCAACGAATACATGGCCCTGCTGGCGGACAAGAGCGTGCCGCAGCTCACCGGCATGCACCGGGATGCGTTCATCCGCGCCTTCTCGGCCCGCTTCAAGGATTCCGCCGACTTCCTGCAGCGGGTGCTCATCCCCGCGGATGGCCCCTATGTGGGGCGAGAGGACTTCGAGCTCAACTGCTTCCCGCGGCGCATCATTCGATGGACCTCACGGCCGGTGGCCTTCCCTGATGGCAACTTCGGCCAGCTCACCGTCTACCGGGATGTGACAAACGAGATCGAATTCACCCCCGTGCGCACCTTCCGAGAGAGCGGCGTGTCCTCCGCGGAGTGA
- the rlmN gene encoding 23S rRNA (adenine(2503)-C(2))-methyltransferase RlmN, which produces MAELSATLPDTTPLPAPAAPKLVDVSSLTLEGLAQFLTEQLGERAFRAGQVYRWLHQRGVTSFDEMTDLSKALRQKLQERAEIVPLVKDLEQVSRDGTIKYRFKTRDGRFIESVYMPSEDRKTLCVSTQVGCAMKCSFCMTGTLGLKRNLTPGEIVAQVHTVNREVRQREGLETYRPLSNLVFMGMGEPLHNFENLKTALSILQSENGPNFSHRHITVSTVGLVPMIERFGQETDVKLAISLNASTDEQRNQTMPVNRKWNIEALLEACRKFPLRQGRRITFEYVLLKGFNDSDEDAHRLIALLRGIPAKVNLIPYNENPGLGFHTTVEERAEQFRAILAEGHIAAFIRQNRGRDIAGACGQLANRTGQDAAQSTQAPELP; this is translated from the coding sequence ATGGCCGAACTCTCCGCGACCCTGCCTGACACCACCCCGTTGCCGGCCCCCGCGGCGCCGAAGCTCGTGGACGTGTCCAGCCTGACCTTGGAGGGGCTGGCCCAGTTCCTGACCGAGCAGCTGGGCGAGCGGGCGTTTCGCGCGGGCCAGGTCTACCGCTGGCTGCACCAGCGCGGCGTCACCTCGTTTGACGAGATGACGGACCTCTCCAAGGCGCTGCGCCAGAAGCTCCAGGAGCGCGCGGAGATCGTCCCCCTGGTGAAGGACCTGGAGCAGGTCTCCCGCGACGGCACCATCAAGTACCGCTTCAAGACGCGCGACGGGCGCTTCATCGAGTCCGTCTACATGCCCTCCGAGGACCGCAAGACGCTGTGCGTGTCCACCCAGGTGGGCTGCGCCATGAAGTGCTCCTTCTGCATGACGGGCACCCTGGGGCTCAAGCGCAACCTCACCCCAGGGGAGATTGTCGCACAGGTGCACACCGTGAACCGGGAGGTGCGCCAGCGCGAGGGGCTGGAGACCTACCGGCCGCTCTCCAACCTGGTCTTCATGGGCATGGGCGAGCCCCTGCACAACTTCGAGAACCTCAAGACGGCGCTCTCCATCCTCCAGTCCGAGAACGGCCCGAACTTCTCCCACCGCCACATCACCGTCTCCACGGTGGGGCTGGTGCCGATGATCGAGCGCTTCGGGCAGGAGACCGACGTCAAGCTCGCCATCTCGCTCAATGCCAGCACCGACGAGCAGCGCAACCAGACGATGCCCGTCAACCGCAAGTGGAACATCGAGGCCTTGCTGGAGGCCTGCCGCAAGTTCCCCCTGCGCCAGGGCCGGCGCATCACCTTCGAGTACGTGCTGCTCAAGGGCTTCAACGACAGCGACGAGGACGCCCACCGGCTCATCGCGCTGCTGCGGGGAATCCCGGCCAAGGTGAACCTGATTCCCTACAATGAGAACCCCGGGTTGGGGTTTCACACCACCGTCGAGGAGCGGGCGGAGCAGTTCCGCGCCATCCTCGCCGAGGGTCACATCGCGGCGTTCATTCGCCAGAACCGGGGCCGGGACATTGCCGGCGCCTGCGGGCAGCTTGCCAATCGCACCGGGCAGGATGCCGCGCAGTCGACGCAAGCACCCGAGCTTCCTTGA
- a CDS encoding YraN family protein: MGQAAGVDRRAYGNEAEAMAARFLEDKGYRIRARNFRCRYGELDVVAEQADTVCFVEVRMRSSAVWGDPSHTVSFSKQRRVVKAALHYLFAHELRDRMMRFDVISVVGHGAQARVEHLPNAFDAGM; encoded by the coding sequence ATGGGGCAGGCGGCAGGGGTGGACCGGCGGGCGTATGGGAACGAGGCCGAGGCGATGGCGGCGCGCTTCCTGGAGGACAAGGGCTATCGCATCCGCGCGCGGAACTTCCGGTGCCGCTATGGCGAGCTGGACGTGGTGGCCGAGCAGGCGGATACCGTCTGCTTCGTGGAGGTCCGGATGCGCTCCTCGGCCGTCTGGGGAGACCCCTCGCACACCGTCTCCTTCTCCAAGCAGCGCCGCGTGGTGAAGGCCGCGCTGCACTATCTCTTCGCGCACGAGCTGCGAGACCGGATGATGCGCTTCGACGTCATCTCGGTGGTAGGCCACGGCGCGCAGGCGCGCGTGGAGCACCTGCCCAATGCCTTCGATGCGGGGATGTGA
- the rplS gene encoding 50S ribosomal protein L19 — protein sequence MRRSAIEHVESKFLRKDVAVFRTGDSVRVHWKVKEGEKERVQAFEGVVIRKKKGNNRSSFTVRKVSFGVGVERIFPLHSPRYERIEVLSRGNVNRNRLFYLRALKGKASRVDVQEEKMGDKKAPKAAAKA from the coding sequence ATGCGTCGCAGCGCCATCGAGCACGTCGAGTCCAAGTTTCTCCGCAAGGACGTGGCGGTTTTCCGGACCGGGGACTCGGTCCGGGTCCACTGGAAGGTCAAGGAAGGCGAGAAGGAGCGCGTGCAGGCCTTCGAGGGCGTCGTCATCCGGAAGAAGAAGGGCAACAACCGCTCCAGCTTCACCGTGCGCAAGGTCTCCTTCGGCGTCGGCGTGGAGCGCATCTTCCCGCTGCACAGCCCCCGCTATGAGCGCATCGAGGTGCTCTCGCGCGGCAACGTGAACCGCAACCGCCTCTTCTACCTCCGGGCCCTCAAGGGCAAGGCGTCCCGCGTGGACGTCCAGGAGGAGAAGATGGGCGACAAGAAGGCCCCCAAGGCCGCCGCCAAGGCCTAG
- a CDS encoding KH domain-containing protein: MEQLVTYLARALVDQPDQVGLRVSEVDGARLFELKVAPEDVGKVIGRDGRTVNALRTLLGAAAHKQGQKARLEILDDRRAAPAPSAPPGSDAQ; the protein is encoded by the coding sequence GTGGAGCAACTCGTTACGTATCTGGCGCGGGCCCTGGTCGATCAACCGGACCAGGTGGGCCTGCGTGTGTCCGAGGTGGATGGCGCCCGGCTCTTCGAGCTGAAGGTGGCCCCCGAGGACGTGGGCAAGGTCATCGGCCGTGATGGGCGCACCGTGAACGCTCTCCGGACGCTGCTGGGGGCTGCGGCCCACAAGCAGGGACAGAAGGCCCGCCTCGAAATCCTCGATGACCGGCGTGCGGCGCCCGCACCGTCGGCCCCTCCGGGCTCTGACGCCCAGTGA